The sequence AATATATCAGATGCTGTTTATAAAGCAGATGATAAAATGGATGATATTAAATTAGATAAGGTAAAAGCAATTTATTCTTACCAAAATGGAGATTCTTATATATTCTCTAACCCAGAAACTTGGGAAGAAATTGAATTAAAAGGTGAAGATTTAGGAGATGCTTTAAACTATCTTGAAGAAGAAATGCCTTTAGATGTTGTTTACTATGAATCAACAGCTGTTGCAGTTGAATTACCTACTTTTGTTGAAAGAGAAGTAACATATACTGAACCAGGATTAAGAGGAGATACTTCTGGTAAAGTTATGAAACCTGCGAGAATAAATACAGGATTTGAAGTTCAAGTTCCTCTATTTGTTGAACAAGGTGAATGGATTAAAATAGATACAAGAACAAATGAATATGTTGAAAGAGTAAAAAAATAATATAATAAGGGATTGTTACATTTGGCTAACAATCCCTATTCTATTAATAAACAATATCTAATATTTCGTCCAATGTACTCTCTGTCATTTCATCCAATATATATTTCTTTTCAAATTTAAGATATCTCCATTCATCTTTTGGATTATTTTCCTTTTCCTCAAATATATTTCCACCAGTAGTAATCTTTGCCTTATTCGTTGAAAAATTAATACTTGTTCTTTCTTCTTCACCAGTATTTCTCATATATGCATTACTTTCATAACCAATAAGTTCAAAGACATTATTTTGGAATCTAAAAATATATACATTTGTAGAAGTCCACCAACTTCCAGCACTTAAAAAATAACTGAAGTTTATCCTCAAAATATTATTCTTTATATTAATACCATTTAAGGTATCCATAAGAGCAGGATTTTCTTCATCATTTTCACTTTGAATAAATCCTTTATCATTTTTACTTGCTAAAATATAAGTTCCATCTTTCTGTTTAAATAGAACTAAAAGTATTCTTGGGTTTAGATTTAAATAATCAGGACCTAAAACATCATTCTTTTTAATATTTTTTTTGTCCTCTTTTTCAATTACTATAACAGTATCTTCAAGTTTATCCTTATTTAAATCACCATTAGTAGTAAGAATTTCTCTCCAACCTTTTGGTATAAAATCATTAACAGTTTTTGCTTTTTGAGGAAAATTTTCTCCAAAAACATAAATAGAACTAATTAAAAATAATGATAAAATAAAAAATAATTTTCTTTTCATAAGTCACCTTTTCCTTTTATTTGTATTAATAATAATATTATTATCTAAGTGTAACATTTATTTTAAATTTAGTAAAATAAAATTTTTAATAACATTATAATGAAATAAATATAGTGTAAAAAATATGATATAATATAAAAAAGCTAATATTAGCAGGAGGAAAAAATGGTAGAAATTCAAAATACAACAAAAAAAAAGTATAAATACGATGCTTTTATAAGTTATAGACATATAGAACCAGATTTAACAATAGCTGAAATTCTCCATGATATGATTGAAAAATTTAATATACCAAAACATTTAAGAACGGTATCAAATGATGGAAGTTTAATTGATGATAAACATGTAT is a genomic window of Fusobacterium nucleatum containing:
- the efp gene encoding elongation factor P, with translation MKIAQELRAGSTIKIGNDPFVVLKAEYNKSGRNAAVVKFKMKNLISGNISDAVYKADDKMDDIKLDKVKAIYSYQNGDSYIFSNPETWEEIELKGEDLGDALNYLEEEMPLDVVYYESTAVAVELPTFVEREVTYTEPGLRGDTSGKVMKPARINTGFEVQVPLFVEQGEWIKIDTRTNEYVERVKK